One Luteimonas sp. MC1825 DNA segment encodes these proteins:
- the ispH gene encoding 4-hydroxy-3-methylbut-2-enyl diphosphate reductase has product MDIVLANPRGFCAGVDRAIEIVKRAIETLGAPIYVRHEVVHNRYVVDDLKKRGAIFVEELDEVPDGNTVIFSAHGVSQAVRQEADRRGLKVFDATCPLVTKVHLEVARQCRAGRDVVLIGHAGHPEVEGTMGQWNRERGSGRIYLVEDVADAAVLEVSQPGNLAYTTQTTLSVDDTRSVIEALRLRFPAIQGPKNDDICYATQNRQDAVRALASQCDLVLVVGSPNSSNSNRLRELAERDGVEAYLIDGADEIDVRWVEGRRHIGVTAGASAPDVLVEGVLARLRELGAQGIRELSGEPENMVFALPKELRLRLVE; this is encoded by the coding sequence ATGGATATCGTGCTCGCCAACCCCCGTGGTTTCTGCGCCGGCGTGGACCGCGCCATCGAAATCGTCAAGCGTGCCATCGAGACGCTCGGCGCGCCGATCTACGTCCGCCACGAGGTGGTGCACAACCGCTACGTGGTCGACGACCTGAAAAAGCGGGGTGCCATCTTCGTCGAGGAGCTCGACGAGGTGCCCGATGGCAACACCGTGATCTTCAGCGCCCACGGCGTCTCGCAGGCGGTGCGCCAGGAAGCCGACCGGCGCGGCCTGAAGGTGTTCGACGCCACCTGTCCGCTGGTGACCAAGGTGCACCTCGAGGTCGCGCGCCAATGCCGCGCCGGGCGCGACGTGGTGCTGATCGGCCATGCGGGTCATCCGGAGGTCGAAGGCACCATGGGCCAGTGGAACAGGGAGCGCGGCAGCGGGCGCATCTACCTGGTCGAAGACGTCGCCGACGCCGCCGTGCTCGAGGTCTCGCAGCCCGGAAACCTGGCCTACACCACGCAGACCACGCTGTCGGTGGACGACACCCGCAGCGTCATCGAGGCCCTGCGCCTGCGCTTCCCGGCGATCCAGGGGCCGAAGAACGACGACATCTGCTACGCCACCCAGAACCGCCAGGATGCCGTGCGCGCGCTGGCGTCGCAGTGCGACCTGGTGCTGGTGGTCGGTTCGCCGAACAGCTCGAATTCCAACCGCCTGCGCGAACTCGCCGAACGCGACGGCGTCGAGGCCTACCTGATCGACGGTGCCGACGAGATCGACGTGCGCTGGGTCGAGGGTCGCCGCCACATCGGCGTGACCGCGGGCGCGTCGGCGCCCGACGTGCTGGTCGAAGGCGTGCTGGCGCGGCTGCGCGAGCTCGGCGCCCAGGGCATCCGCGAACTGTCCGGCGAGCCGGAGAACATGGTGTTCGCCCTGCCCAAGGAGCTGCGCCTGCGGCTGGTGGAGTAG
- the radA gene encoding DNA repair protein RadA — MAKARTAYVCTECGADSSKWQGQCGACGAWDTVSEIVLESASAAKASSPARRGGWAGKVEAPQVTALKDVRHHEDERVSTGIGEFDRVLGGGLVEGAVVLVGGDPGIGKSTLLLQAMASMSATLPGLYVTGEESLAQVAGRAARLGLPLDGLSALAETGVENILGHAAKLRPRVIVADSVQTLWTESMTAAPGSVGQVRESAARLVRYAKETGTAVFLVGHVTKEGGIAGPRVLEHMVDAVLYFEGDSGSRFRVLRAFKNRFGAVNELGVFAMGDKGLKEVPNPSAIFLSGATRQPGSCVMVTREGTRPLLVEVQALVDASPLSNPRRVAVGLEQNRLAMLLAVLHRHGGVMVGDQDVFVNVVGGIRVQETAADLPVLLAVLSSLRDQPLADKTIAFGEVGLSGEIRPVPNGEERLKEAATHGFKRAIVPKANAPRAGAYKGMEVVAVERLSDAISAASD; from the coding sequence ATGGCCAAGGCGCGCACCGCCTACGTCTGCACCGAATGCGGCGCCGATTCCAGCAAGTGGCAGGGCCAGTGCGGCGCCTGCGGGGCCTGGGACACTGTGTCGGAGATCGTGCTGGAGTCGGCCTCCGCGGCCAAGGCGTCGTCGCCCGCGCGCCGCGGCGGCTGGGCCGGCAAGGTCGAAGCGCCGCAGGTCACCGCGCTGAAGGATGTGCGCCACCACGAGGACGAGCGCGTCTCGACCGGCATCGGCGAATTCGACCGCGTGCTCGGCGGCGGACTGGTGGAAGGCGCTGTGGTGCTGGTGGGTGGCGATCCCGGCATCGGCAAGTCCACTCTGCTGCTGCAGGCCATGGCCAGCATGTCGGCCACGCTGCCGGGGCTGTATGTGACTGGCGAGGAGTCGCTGGCCCAGGTGGCCGGCCGCGCCGCGCGCCTCGGCCTGCCGCTCGATGGCCTGAGCGCCCTGGCAGAAACCGGCGTGGAAAACATCCTCGGCCATGCCGCCAAGCTGCGGCCCCGGGTGATCGTTGCCGACTCGGTGCAGACGCTGTGGACGGAATCGATGACCGCCGCGCCCGGATCGGTCGGGCAGGTGCGCGAGTCGGCGGCGCGCCTGGTGCGCTACGCCAAGGAAACCGGCACCGCCGTATTCCTGGTCGGCCATGTCACCAAGGAGGGCGGCATCGCCGGCCCGCGCGTGCTCGAGCACATGGTCGACGCGGTGCTGTACTTCGAGGGCGACAGCGGCAGCCGTTTCCGGGTGCTGCGCGCGTTCAAGAACCGCTTCGGCGCCGTCAACGAGCTTGGCGTGTTCGCGATGGGCGACAAGGGGCTGAAGGAAGTACCGAACCCGTCCGCGATCTTCCTGTCGGGCGCGACGCGCCAGCCCGGGAGCTGCGTGATGGTCACGCGCGAAGGCACGCGGCCGCTGCTGGTCGAGGTGCAGGCGCTGGTCGACGCCTCGCCGCTGTCCAATCCGCGGCGCGTGGCGGTGGGCCTGGAGCAGAACCGGCTGGCGATGCTGCTGGCGGTCCTGCACCGGCACGGCGGCGTCATGGTCGGCGACCAGGACGTGTTCGTGAACGTGGTCGGCGGCATCCGCGTGCAGGAGACCGCGGCCGACCTGCCGGTGCTGCTGGCCGTGCTGTCGTCGCTGCGCGACCAGCCCTTGGCGGACAAGACCATCGCGTTCGGCGAGGTCGGACTGTCGGGCGAGATCCGCCCGGTGCCCAACGGCGAGGAGCGCCTCAAGGAAGCCGCCACGCACGGCTTCAAGCGCGCGATCGTGCCCAAGGCCAACGCGCCGCGGGCGGGTGCCTACAAGGGTATGGAGGTGGTGGCCGTGGAGCGCCTGTCGGACGCGATCAGCGCCGCGTCGGACTAG
- the ccsA gene encoding cytochrome c biogenesis protein CcsA: protein MTSILIAALLYALATALLVRALRRGPSVGRGWLPFAAAAVIAHAVAHAIDWHAAAGVDLHFHAALSLVGLGMAALTTGYGARGRMAALGVVVFPIAMASLLAWASQHGDNAGGARLSLPLRMHAGSALLAYATLAVAAVLAVMLWLQERSLRRREFHGWLRVLPPMVELETLLFRTIGVGFVLLTATLLTGLVFVDDLFAQHLVHKSVLSVLSWLAFGALLVGRWRRGWRGAIAVRWTLAAMVLLVLAFFGSKFVLEMVLGRG, encoded by the coding sequence ATGACATCGATTCTCATCGCGGCCCTGCTGTACGCCCTTGCGACCGCGCTGCTGGTACGCGCCCTGCGCCGGGGTCCGTCCGTGGGACGCGGCTGGCTGCCGTTCGCGGCTGCGGCGGTGATCGCGCACGCCGTCGCGCACGCGATCGACTGGCATGCCGCCGCTGGCGTCGACCTGCATTTCCATGCCGCGCTGTCGTTGGTCGGGCTCGGCATGGCGGCGCTGACGACCGGGTACGGCGCTCGCGGGCGGATGGCGGCGCTGGGCGTAGTGGTGTTCCCGATCGCGATGGCCTCGCTGCTGGCCTGGGCCAGCCAGCATGGCGACAACGCCGGCGGCGCGCGGCTTTCGCTTCCGCTGCGCATGCACGCCGGTTCCGCGCTGCTCGCCTACGCCACGCTCGCCGTGGCCGCGGTGCTGGCGGTCATGCTGTGGCTGCAGGAGCGCAGCCTGCGCCGACGCGAATTCCACGGCTGGCTGCGCGTGCTGCCGCCGATGGTGGAACTGGAAACCCTGTTGTTCCGCACCATCGGCGTCGGCTTCGTGCTGCTCACTGCCACGCTGCTCACCGGGCTGGTGTTCGTGGACGATCTCTTCGCCCAGCACCTGGTGCACAAGTCGGTGCTGAGCGTGCTGTCGTGGCTGGCCTTTGGCGCGCTGCTGGTCGGCCGCTGGCGGCGCGGCTGGCGCGGGGCGATCGCCGTGCGCTGGACCCTTGCGGCGATGGTTCTGCTGGTGCTGGCGTTCTTTGGCAGCAAGTTCGTGCTGGAGATGGTGCTCGGCCGGGGTTGA